The following proteins come from a genomic window of Pangasianodon hypophthalmus isolate fPanHyp1 chromosome 24, fPanHyp1.pri, whole genome shotgun sequence:
- the LOC117595913 gene encoding uncharacterized protein LOC117595913 produces the protein MWSYTLLFGLQIFTFAATVSGERSVKAKLHHPATLTCDWKCSGSLKWTLFDKPGSVLAQCDQTSCRSEERFNISHDQYLKGNPHLTITAADYSTRGLYTCQCDGKDVCDVRLVIETQVMSREITPGEPIDVYLPLTDRVEVSFTASDAAQPSDLQICTVDNEKTQCSPDYKERASRINTLQIKDGNVSDSGSYTVRDVVNDETLTIVKVHMREDQPGSDIRQEGGVPACGIVLMLLLLLVVAAFVVLMVMYVRLRRENQQLREKDERNGHEQRPMNGNANHDPGEEQD, from the exons ATGTGGAGCTACACACTTCTGTTCGGGCTGCAGATTTTCACCT TTGCTGCCACTGTGTCTGGTGAACGTTCAGTAAAAGCCAAACTTCATCACCCTGCTACTCTCACCTGTGACTGGAAATGTTCTGGTTCACTCAAATGGACCCTGTTTGATAAACCAGGCAGTGTTCTGGCTCAGTGTGATCAGACGTCATGCAGGTCAGAGGAGAGATTTAACATCTCTCATGATCAGTACCTGAAGGGGAATCCACATCTCACCATCACTGCAGCTGATTACAGTACGAGAGGTTTATACACGTGTCAGTGTGATGGCAAAGACGTCTGTGACGTGCGGCTCGTCATTGAGA CTCAAGTGATGAGCCGTGAGATTACCCCAGGCGAGCCCATAGACGTGTACTTACCCCTCACTGACCGGGTGGAGGTGAGTTTTACTGCGAGTGATGCTGCACAACCATCAGACCTGCAGATCTGCACCGTGGACAATGAGAAGACACAGTGCAGTCCAGATTATAAAGAGAGAGCATCTCGCATCAACACTCTTCAGATTAAAGATGGAAACGTCTCTGACAGTGGCAGCTACACAGTACGGGATGTAGTGAATGATGAGACTTTAACCATTGTAAAGGTCCATATGAGAG aagACCAGCCAGGTTCGGACATCAGGCAGGAGGGAGGTGTACCAGCGTGTGGGATTGtactgatgctgctgctgctgctggttgTAGCTGCGTTTGTGGTTCTGATGGTGATGTATGTGCGTCTGAGGAGAGAGAATCAGCAGCTCCGTGAGAAAGATGAAAGGAACGGACACGAGCAGCGCCCAATGAATGGAAATGCTAACCATGATCCAGGAGAAGAGCAGGACTGA
- the LOC117595912 gene encoding uncharacterized protein LOC117595912 isoform X1 — protein sequence MRSYKIHVFLFRCLILVTIDSVSAGHFVKTRCNESATLPCKRKCSGLVKWVKTHSRDDVIAQCDQTSCSSEEGYEMSHAQYLKGDLSLTITAADYSKRSWYTCQCEGKDVCDVRLSMERVNFIREFDPGDSLTVDLPISERVKITFNRSGDDGTQSSVTLCTVEGRKVHCSPEYEKRTSFQSSLTLSDLKLSDGGVYTVWDTENDEIIATHTLSVTGKIRTKCVEGEQVPSWVVGLCWFCLGLVLGIFLHCFVLPSILNCCDRDKKKRAKNSERDCSTAEKNDDSTEIIQLNTVRVESL from the exons ATGAGGAGCTACAAGATCCACGTGTTCCTGTTCAGGTGTCTGATCTTAGTCA CTATTGACTCTGTGTCAGCTGGACACTTTGTGAAGACCAGATGTAATGAGTCGGCTACTCTGCCCTGTAAACGGAAATGTTCTGGTTTGGTCAAATGGGTCAAGACCCACAGTCGAGATGATGTCATCGCTCAGTGTGATCAGACATCCTGCAGCTCAGAGGAGGGGTATGAAATGTCTCATGCTCAGTACCTGAAGGGAGATCTGTCTCTCACCATCACTGCAGCTGATTACAGTAAGAGATCCTGGTACACGTGTCAGTGTGAGGGTAAGGACGTCTGTGATGTGCGCCTCAGCATGGAGC GTGTTAACTTTATCAGAGAGTTCGATCCTGGAGATTCCCTCACTGTGGATTTGCCGATCTCGGAGAGAGTGAAGATCACGTTTAACAGGAGCGGTGATGATGGAACTCAGAGCTCTGTTACACTCTGTACAGTCGAGGGACGTAAAGTTCACTGTAGCCCTGAATATGAGAAGAGAACATCGTTCCAGTCCTCACTTACTCTGAGTGATTTAAAGCTGAGTGACGGcggtgtgtacactgtgtgggacactgagaatGATGAGATCatagctacacacacactcagtgttacAG GAAAGATCAGAACCAAGTGTGTAGAAG GTGAACAGGTACCCAGCTGGGTTGTTGGACTCTGTTGGTTCTGTCTGGGTTTGGTGCTTGGCATTTTCCTGCATTGTTTTGTCCTTCCATCGATATTAAACTGCTGTGATCGGGACAAGAAGAAAAGGGCAAAGAATTCAGAGCGTGATTGCAGCACTGCGGAGAAGAATGATGATTCCACTGAAATCATCCAGCTGAACACTGTGCGTGTTGAGAGTCTCTAA
- the LOC117595912 gene encoding uncharacterized protein LOC117595912 isoform X2 has product MRSYKIHVFLFRCLILVTGHFVKTRCNESATLPCKRKCSGLVKWVKTHSRDDVIAQCDQTSCSSEEGYEMSHAQYLKGDLSLTITAADYSKRSWYTCQCEGKDVCDVRLSMERVNFIREFDPGDSLTVDLPISERVKITFNRSGDDGTQSSVTLCTVEGRKVHCSPEYEKRTSFQSSLTLSDLKLSDGGVYTVWDTENDEIIATHTLSVTGKIRTKCVEGEQVPSWVVGLCWFCLGLVLGIFLHCFVLPSILNCCDRDKKKRAKNSERDCSTAEKNDDSTEIIQLNTVRVESL; this is encoded by the exons ATGAGGAGCTACAAGATCCACGTGTTCCTGTTCAGGTGTCTGATCTTAGTCA CTGGACACTTTGTGAAGACCAGATGTAATGAGTCGGCTACTCTGCCCTGTAAACGGAAATGTTCTGGTTTGGTCAAATGGGTCAAGACCCACAGTCGAGATGATGTCATCGCTCAGTGTGATCAGACATCCTGCAGCTCAGAGGAGGGGTATGAAATGTCTCATGCTCAGTACCTGAAGGGAGATCTGTCTCTCACCATCACTGCAGCTGATTACAGTAAGAGATCCTGGTACACGTGTCAGTGTGAGGGTAAGGACGTCTGTGATGTGCGCCTCAGCATGGAGC GTGTTAACTTTATCAGAGAGTTCGATCCTGGAGATTCCCTCACTGTGGATTTGCCGATCTCGGAGAGAGTGAAGATCACGTTTAACAGGAGCGGTGATGATGGAACTCAGAGCTCTGTTACACTCTGTACAGTCGAGGGACGTAAAGTTCACTGTAGCCCTGAATATGAGAAGAGAACATCGTTCCAGTCCTCACTTACTCTGAGTGATTTAAAGCTGAGTGACGGcggtgtgtacactgtgtgggacactgagaatGATGAGATCatagctacacacacactcagtgttacAG GAAAGATCAGAACCAAGTGTGTAGAAG GTGAACAGGTACCCAGCTGGGTTGTTGGACTCTGTTGGTTCTGTCTGGGTTTGGTGCTTGGCATTTTCCTGCATTGTTTTGTCCTTCCATCGATATTAAACTGCTGTGATCGGGACAAGAAGAAAAGGGCAAAGAATTCAGAGCGTGATTGCAGCACTGCGGAGAAGAATGATGATTCCACTGAAATCATCCAGCTGAACACTGTGCGTGTTGAGAGTCTCTAA
- the LOC117595978 gene encoding uncharacterized protein LOC117595978 has protein sequence MWSYTLLFGLQIFTIAATVSGERSVTAKLHHPATLTCDWKCSGSLKWTLFDKPGSVLAQCDQTSCRSEERFNVSHDQYLKGNPHLTITAADYSTRGLYTCQCDGKDVCDVRLVIETQVMSREITPGEPIDVYLPLTDRVEVSFTASDAAQPSDLQICTVDNEKIQCSPDYKERASRFNTLQIKDGNVSDSGSYTVRDVTNDEIIAIVTVHVREDQPGSDIRQEGGVPACGIVLMLLLLVVAAFVFLMVMYVRLRRENQQLREKDENNRHELPLMNVNANHDPREEQDLVHTELTEPTNTEHYSIIIKSLE, from the exons ATGTGGAGCTACACACTTCTGTTTGGGCTGCAGATTTTCACCA TTGCTGCCACTGTGTCTGGTGAACGTTCAGTAACAGCCAAACTTCATCACCCTGCTACTCTCACCTGTGACTGGAAATGTTCTGGTTCACTCAAATGGACCCTGTTTGATAAACCAGGCAGTGTTCTGGCTCAGTGTGATCAGACATCATGCAGGTCAGAGGAGAGATTTAACGTCTCTCATGATCAGTACCTGAAGGGGAATCCACATCTCACCATCACTGCAGCTGATTACAGTACGAGAGGTTTATACACGTGTCAGTGTGATGGCAAAGACGTCTGTGACGTGCGGCTCGTCATTGAGa CTCAAGTGATGAGCCGTGAGATTACCCCAGGCGAGCCCATAGACGTGTACTTACCCCTCACTGACCGGGTGGAGGTGAGTTTTACTGCGAGTGATGCTGCACAACCATCAGACCTGCAGATCTGCACCGTGGACAACGAGAAGATACAGTGCAGTCCAGATTATAAAGAGAGAGCGTCTCGCTTCAACACTCTTCAGATTAAAGATGGAAATGTCTCTGACAGTGGCAGCTACACAGTACGGGATGTCACGAACGATGAGATTATAGCCATCGTAACAGTCCATGTGAGAG aagACCAGCCAGGTTCGGACATCAGGCAGGAGGGAGGTGTACCAGCGTGTGGGATTGtactgatgctgctgctgctggttgTAGCTGCGTTTGTGTTCCTGATGGTGATGTATGTGCGTCTGAGGAGAGAGAATCAGCAGCTCCGTGAGAAAGATGAAAACAACAGACACGAGCTGCCCCTAATGAATGTAAATGCTAACCATGATCCACGAGAAGAGCAGGACTTAGTACACACTGAGCTTACTGAACCcacaaacactgaacactattctattataataaaatctttagaatag